A stretch of the Archangium violaceum genome encodes the following:
- a CDS encoding Kelch repeat-containing protein: protein MNQRGRMLLPGLVAAWMMIVSGCQPEVVSSSQSSPVPESGTVTLRLEAKDPQNTALGFTWEASTGTLGAPTNTTSTSEVAWTVPECVPGEKPVSITATVSNALGLSTSKAFTIRGAPGCPPSGSWASTGGLSWAHEPHTATLLPSGKVLVIGGDQWSSESAARMTELYDPETELSILGGQLVTFRASHTATLLPSGKVLVAGGLKMLGLGDHATAELYDPETRTSVPTGSMAVARADHTATLLPSGKVLVVGGRDANGVSHATAELYDPATGTWSPAGTLSAPHQSHTATLLPSGKVLVAGGATTVVELYDPETGAWSTTGALDDARSWHAAALLQSGKVLVVGGKTASTTLATAQVYDPATGTWTSTGAMAHPREKLAATVLASGKVLVATGMNQWTAYSKTELYDPETGTWTATGSLYMGRGQASATLLPSGKVLLLGGLGSSYNLFNTEVYDPAKGTWKSTSSVSYTGRHEHTATLLPSGKVLVAGGRTDRADLYDPATRTWAYGGYTFEHTGGVTATLLPSGKVLLAGGRPYIFDDPPVELYDPETNTWRWVASMNESRNGHTATLLPSGKVMVVGGSRSTTTTVELYDPATDTWALSGNTSEPRNGHTATMLKSGKVLVAGGGRTASAELYDPETNTWTLTGSMIQDRSSHTATLLPSGKVLVTGGFTDIAALTATAELYDPETDTWTPVSNMASARGSHTATLLNSGKVLVVGGYNVPIAKDVELYDPETDTWSPAEDSGQARTDHTATLLPSGQVLVVGGPNYNMNLAVLYTP from the coding sequence ATGAATCAGAGGGGGCGCATGCTGCTGCCAGGGTTGGTGGCTGCATGGATGATGATTGTTTCGGGTTGCCAGCCGGAGGTGGTGAGTTCCTCCCAGTCCTCCCCCGTGCCGGAGAGCGGCACCGTGACGCTGCGGCTGGAGGCGAAGGATCCGCAGAACACCGCGCTCGGCTTCACGTGGGAGGCGAGCACGGGAACGCTGGGCGCTCCCACGAACACCACCTCGACGAGCGAGGTCGCCTGGACGGTGCCCGAATGCGTGCCCGGCGAGAAACCCGTGTCCATCACGGCCACGGTGAGCAACGCGCTGGGGCTGTCCACGTCCAAGGCCTTCACCATCCGGGGAGCGCCGGGTTGCCCGCCCTCCGGCTCGTGGGCCTCGACGGGCGGGTTGAGCTGGGCCCATGAGCCCCATACGGCGACGCTGCTGCCCTCGGGCAAGGTGCTGGTGATTGGCGGAGACCAGTGGTCCTCCGAGTCCGCGGCCCGGATGACGGAGCTGTACGACCCGGAGACGGAGCTGTCCATCCTGGGCGGGCAGCTGGTGACGTTCCGCGCGTCCCACACCGCCACGCTGCTGCCCTCGGGCAAGGTGCTGGTGGCCGGAGGCCTCAAGATGCTGGGCTTGGGCGACCACGCGACGGCGGAGCTGTATGATCCGGAGACGCGGACGTCGGTCCCGACGGGCTCCATGGCCGTGGCCCGTGCCGATCACACGGCGACCCTGCTGCCCTCGGGCAAGGTGCTGGTGGTGGGAGGCCGTGACGCCAATGGCGTGAGCCACGCGACGGCGGAGCTGTACGATCCGGCGACGGGCACGTGGAGCCCGGCGGGGACCCTGTCCGCGCCACACCAGTCCCACACGGCGACGCTGCTGCCCTCGGGCAAGGTGCTGGTGGCCGGAGGCGCGACGACGGTGGTGGAGCTGTACGACCCCGAGACGGGAGCGTGGAGCACCACCGGGGCCCTGGATGACGCCCGGTCCTGGCACGCGGCGGCGCTCCTGCAGTCGGGCAAGGTGCTGGTGGTGGGGGGGAAGACCGCGAGCACGACGCTGGCGACGGCGCAGGTGTATGACCCGGCGACGGGCACGTGGACCTCGACGGGAGCCATGGCCCATCCGCGTGAGAAGCTCGCGGCCACGGTGCTGGCATCGGGAAAGGTGCTGGTGGCCACGGGAATGAACCAGTGGACGGCTTACAGCAAGACGGAGCTGTACGATCCGGAAACGGGAACCTGGACGGCCACCGGCTCGCTGTACATGGGCCGGGGCCAGGCCTCGGCGACGCTGTTGCCCTCGGGCAAGGTGCTGCTCCTCGGAGGCCTGGGTAGCAGCTACAACCTCTTCAACACGGAGGTGTATGACCCGGCGAAGGGCACCTGGAAGAGCACCTCCTCCGTCTCGTACACCGGTCGTCACGAACACACGGCGACGCTGTTGCCCTCGGGCAAGGTGCTGGTGGCCGGAGGCCGCACGGACCGAGCCGATCTGTACGACCCGGCGACGAGGACCTGGGCGTACGGGGGCTACACTTTCGAGCACACGGGGGGGGTTACGGCGACGCTGTTGCCCTCGGGCAAGGTGCTGCTGGCCGGAGGGAGACCCTACATCTTCGACGATCCCCCGGTGGAGCTGTACGACCCGGAGACGAACACGTGGAGGTGGGTGGCCTCCATGAACGAATCGCGCAACGGGCACACGGCGACCCTGCTGCCCTCGGGCAAGGTGATGGTGGTCGGAGGCAGCAGATCGACCACGACCACGGTGGAGCTGTACGATCCGGCGACGGACACGTGGGCGCTGTCGGGCAACACGTCCGAGCCCCGTAACGGGCACACGGCGACGATGCTGAAGTCGGGCAAGGTGCTGGTGGCCGGAGGCGGCAGAACGGCCTCGGCGGAGCTGTACGACCCGGAGACGAACACGTGGACGCTGACGGGCAGCATGATCCAGGACCGTAGCTCGCACACGGCGACGCTGCTGCCCTCGGGCAAGGTGCTGGTGACAGGAGGATTCACGGACATCGCGGCCTTGACGGCCACCGCGGAGCTGTACGACCCGGAGACGGACACGTGGACGCCGGTGAGCAACATGGCCAGTGCCCGTGGCTCGCACACGGCGACGTTGCTGAACTCGGGCAAGGTGCTGGTGGTGGGGGGTTACAATGTGCCCATCGCCAAGGACGTGGAGCTGTACGACCCGGAGACGGACACGTGGTCTCCCGCGGAGGATTCCGGCCAGGCGCGTACGGACCACACCGCGACGCTGCTGCCCTCCGGACAGGTGCTGGTGGTGGGCGGCCCCAACTACAACATGAACCTGGCGGTGCTCTACACCCCCTGA